One window from the genome of Nicotiana sylvestris chromosome 9, ASM39365v2, whole genome shotgun sequence encodes:
- the LOC104211164 gene encoding uncharacterized protein At5g48480, producing the protein MAEEVQNGGAENGAAKAVTVTFTAMKPQLIVEAPKAGDAVQFYKAAFGAEEVNRVNHPKRKAEQELPLILSAELKLGSTTFLVSDSDLTDDSSAPVKTASGCVFCLETEDVEGAVAKAVTAGAVSEGEIAEGDGACCGGRVGKLKDPYGNVWLVCSPSKKCE; encoded by the exons ATGGCGGAAGAGGTTCAGAATGGAGGTGCCGAGAACGGAGCAGCAAAGGCTGTGACTGTCACTTTCACGGCGATGAAGCCTCAGCTGATTGTGGAGGCACCTAAAGCTGGAGATGCCGTACAGTTCTACAAGGCTGCGTTTGGTGCTGAGGAAGTGAACCGTGTGAATCATCCGAAAAGGAAGGCCGAGCAGGAGCTTCCTCTCATCCTCTCTGCTGAACTCAAACTCGGTTCCACTACTTTCCTTGTTTCCGATTCCGACCTCACTGATGACTCTTCTGCTCC TGTCAAGACTGCAAGCGGATGCGTTTTTTGCTTGGAGACAGAGGATGTGGAAGGTGCTGTGGCCAAGGCCGTGACTGCCGGTGCTGTCTCTGAGGGTGAAATAGCCGAGGGTGATGGGGCTTGTTGTGGTGGACGCGTTGGCAAGCTGAAGGATCCCTATGGCAACGTTTGGCTCGTCTGCTCTCCCAGCAAGAAGTGCGAGTGA